A part of Chitinimonas koreensis genomic DNA contains:
- a CDS encoding response regulator: protein MIKILIADDHAIVRAGLKQFLADDPAMLVVREAADGDEAVRAVREEALDVVLLDISMPGKNGIDALRQIKAIKPDLPVLMLSGYADTQYALNLIKAGANGYINKESAPDEVIDAIGALLAGKRYVSPAVAQLLLDQIGKPEAGNPHEELSQREFQILCRLARGEAIGAIADTLCLSVKTVSTYRSRMLEKMGFSNNADITAYALKHGLIE from the coding sequence ATGATCAAGATCCTGATTGCAGATGACCACGCCATCGTGCGTGCCGGCCTCAAGCAGTTCCTGGCCGACGATCCGGCCATGCTGGTGGTGCGCGAGGCCGCGGACGGCGACGAAGCCGTCCGCGCCGTGCGCGAGGAGGCGCTCGACGTCGTCCTGCTCGACATCTCGATGCCGGGCAAGAACGGCATCGACGCGCTGCGCCAGATCAAGGCGATCAAGCCCGACCTGCCGGTGCTGATGCTCAGCGGCTACGCCGACACCCAGTACGCGCTGAACCTGATCAAGGCCGGCGCCAACGGCTACATCAACAAGGAAAGCGCCCCCGACGAGGTGATCGATGCGATCGGCGCGCTGCTCGCGGGCAAGCGCTACGTCAGCCCCGCGGTGGCACAACTCCTGCTGGACCAGATCGGCAAGCCCGAAGCGGGCAATCCGCACGAGGAACTGTCGCAGCGCGAATTCCAGATCCTGTGCCGGCTGGCCCGCGGCGAGGCGATCGGCGCGATCGCCGACACGCTGTGCCTCAGCGTGAAGACCGTCAGCACCTATCGCAGCCGCATGCTCGAGAAGATGGGCTTCAGCAACAACGCCGACATCACGGCCTACGCGCTCAAGCACGGCTTGATCGAATGA
- a CDS encoding CHASE3 domain-containing protein has translation MAPFKRNLNFAAFVALGVCLSCFFLIMSELAHRRLGAAGNQLALSIEARGLLRETLSIVHEVEAGQRGFLLTEQPDYLASYRDAQARIQRQIERLRVIWAASPERRSQLVRLNNLVGQRIGEFDAVLALYSKQGLEAARALVRSDLGRRTSEEIAAVVDGAIAGEARHYERFVRGSRTDINLARAGTAILAAVNLILLLLLYHRSQRELEAGAQRARNAEARRQELERIVAERTAVLSALSTDLQLQQEREKAHIARDIHDELGSAVISARMDVTYVLGKLRESDQALAEKLERAIQSLDASVDIKRRLIEELRPSVLDTLGLAAALEWQVQQVCERTGLTAQLDLDEAIADMPEPVAIALYRITQEALTNVVKYAKASRLTVTLRGEDDGWRLLIRDDGIGLSPGAELNPLSHGIAGMRQRVVGTGGRFSIEGTPGGGTTIEVRVPRPAAGQPSGG, from the coding sequence GTGGCCCCTTTCAAGCGGAACCTGAACTTCGCCGCCTTCGTCGCGCTCGGCGTCTGTCTTTCCTGCTTCTTCCTGATCATGTCCGAGCTCGCCCACCGCCGGCTCGGCGCGGCCGGCAACCAGCTGGCGCTGTCGATCGAGGCGCGCGGCCTGTTGCGCGAGACGCTGTCGATCGTGCACGAGGTCGAGGCCGGCCAGCGCGGCTTCCTCTTGACCGAGCAGCCCGACTACCTGGCGTCCTACCGCGACGCGCAGGCTCGCATCCAGCGCCAGATCGAGCGCCTGCGCGTCATCTGGGCCGCCAGCCCTGAACGGCGGTCGCAGCTGGTGCGGCTCAACAACCTGGTCGGCCAGCGCATCGGCGAATTCGACGCGGTGCTGGCGCTCTACAGCAAGCAGGGGCTCGAAGCCGCGCGCGCGCTGGTGCGCAGCGACCTCGGCCGCCGCACCAGCGAGGAGATCGCGGCGGTGGTCGACGGCGCCATCGCCGGCGAGGCGCGCCACTACGAACGCTTCGTGCGCGGTTCGCGCACCGACATCAACCTGGCCCGTGCCGGCACCGCCATCCTGGCCGCGGTCAACCTGATCCTGCTGTTGCTGCTCTACCACCGTTCCCAGCGCGAGCTGGAAGCCGGCGCGCAGCGCGCCCGCAACGCCGAGGCGCGCCGGCAGGAGCTCGAGCGCATCGTGGCCGAGCGCACCGCGGTGTTGTCCGCGCTGTCGACCGATCTGCAACTGCAACAGGAACGCGAGAAGGCCCACATCGCCCGCGACATCCACGACGAGCTCGGCAGCGCGGTGATCTCGGCGCGGATGGACGTCACCTACGTGCTGGGCAAGCTGCGCGAGAGCGACCAGGCGCTGGCGGAAAAACTCGAGCGCGCGATCCAGAGCCTCGACGCCAGCGTCGACATCAAGCGCCGCCTGATCGAGGAGCTGCGGCCCTCGGTGCTCGACACGCTGGGCCTGGCCGCCGCGCTCGAGTGGCAGGTGCAGCAGGTGTGCGAACGCACCGGCCTGACGGCGCAGCTGGACCTCGACGAGGCGATCGCCGACATGCCCGAGCCGGTCGCCATCGCGCTCTACCGCATCACCCAGGAGGCGCTGACCAATGTGGTGAAGTACGCCAAGGCCAGCCGGCTGACCGTCACGCTGCGCGGCGAGGACGACGGCTGGCGGCTGCTGATCCGCGACGACGGCATCGGCCTGTCGCCGGGCGCCGAGCTGAACCCGCTGTCGCACGGCATCGCCGGCATGCGCCAGCGCGTGGTCGGCACCGGCGGCCGCTTCTCGATCGAGGGCACGCCGGGCGGCGGCACCACCATCGAGGTGCGCGTGCCGCGGCCGGCGGCCGGCCAGCCGTCCGGCGGGTGA
- a CDS encoding response regulator, whose amino-acid sequence MPAPNTVQHRPARARSQLRVYIAEDSPAIRDRLVEAIDRDVRMGVVGSGASAAAVIADLDRIAVDVLILDMRLSQGSSGIEVLRHLERQAGTPRRPQIIVLTSYALPNFRQACLKLGADYFFDKSRDYERVGEVLAVLAEADAG is encoded by the coding sequence ATGCCAGCCCCCAATACCGTGCAGCACCGCCCCGCCCGCGCCCGATCGCAATTGCGCGTCTACATCGCCGAGGATTCGCCGGCGATCCGCGACCGCCTGGTCGAGGCGATCGACCGCGACGTACGGATGGGCGTGGTCGGCAGCGGGGCCAGCGCCGCGGCCGTGATCGCCGACCTGGACCGCATCGCGGTCGATGTGCTGATCCTCGACATGCGGCTGAGCCAGGGCAGCAGCGGCATCGAGGTGCTGCGCCACCTGGAGCGGCAGGCCGGCACGCCGCGGCGGCCGCAGATCATCGTGCTCACCTCCTACGCGCTGCCGAATTTCCGCCAGGCCTGCCTGAAGCTCGGCGCCGACTATTTCTTCGACAAGTCGCGCGATTACGAACGGGTGGGCGAGGTGCTGGCGGTGCTGGCGGAAGCGGACGCCGGCTGA
- a CDS encoding BON domain-containing protein translates to MKTLIIAVGLGLATLSGLSACAVTSGQSTVGQYVDDATISTRVKAKFAEDKQVSAMRIEVETLKGVVQLSGFATSQAEKDRAGEIARNTKDVKDVRNNILVRAGN, encoded by the coding sequence ATGAAAACGCTGATTATCGCCGTCGGCCTCGGCCTGGCGACCCTGAGCGGTCTCTCGGCCTGCGCCGTGACCAGCGGCCAGAGCACCGTCGGCCAGTACGTCGACGACGCGACCATTTCCACCCGCGTGAAGGCCAAGTTCGCCGAGGACAAGCAGGTCAGCGCCATGCGCATCGAGGTGGAAACCCTCAAGGGCGTGGTCCAGCTCTCCGGCTTCGCCACCTCGCAGGCCGAGAAGGACCGCGCCGGTGAGATCGCGCGCAATACCAAGGACGTGAAGGACGTGCGCAACAACATCCTGGTGCGGGCCGGCAACTAG
- the tdh gene encoding L-threonine 3-dehydrogenase, whose amino-acid sequence MKALVKAEAAPGLTLQRVKKPEVGHNDLLIKIRKTAICGTDIHIWKWDDWAQKTIPIGMHVGHEYVGEVVGMGSEVKGYQIGDRVSGEGHITCGYCRNCRAGRVHLCRNTTGVGVNREGAFAEYLVIPAFNAFKIPDDIPDEIASILDPFGNATHTALSFDLVGEDVLITGAGPIGIMAAAICRHVGARHVVITDVNEYRLELALKMGASRAVNVAKQDLRAVMQELGMTEGFDVGLEMSGNPSAFRSMLDTINHGGKIALLGIPPGDMAIDWNQVIFKGLVIKGIYGREMFETWYKMAAMLQSGLDLTPMITHRFGVDDYVKGFETMLSGQSGKVILDWTDA is encoded by the coding sequence ATGAAAGCACTCGTCAAGGCCGAAGCCGCGCCGGGCCTCACCCTGCAGCGCGTCAAGAAGCCCGAGGTCGGCCACAACGACCTCCTCATCAAGATCCGCAAGACGGCAATCTGCGGCACCGACATCCACATCTGGAAGTGGGACGACTGGGCGCAGAAGACCATCCCGATCGGCATGCACGTCGGCCACGAGTACGTCGGCGAAGTGGTCGGCATGGGCTCGGAAGTGAAGGGCTACCAGATCGGCGACCGCGTCTCGGGCGAGGGCCACATCACCTGCGGCTATTGCCGCAACTGCCGTGCCGGCCGCGTCCACCTGTGCCGCAACACCACCGGCGTCGGCGTGAACCGCGAGGGCGCCTTCGCCGAATACCTGGTGATCCCGGCCTTCAATGCCTTCAAGATCCCCGACGACATCCCCGACGAGATCGCCTCGATCCTTGACCCGTTCGGCAACGCGACTCATACCGCGCTGAGCTTCGACCTGGTCGGCGAGGACGTGCTGATCACCGGCGCCGGCCCGATCGGCATCATGGCCGCCGCGATCTGCCGCCACGTCGGCGCCCGCCACGTGGTGATCACCGACGTCAACGAATACCGGCTCGAGCTGGCGCTGAAGATGGGCGCCAGCCGCGCGGTGAACGTGGCCAAGCAGGACCTGCGCGCGGTGATGCAGGAACTGGGCATGACCGAGGGCTTCGACGTCGGCCTCGAGATGTCGGGCAACCCGAGCGCCTTCCGCAGCATGCTCGACACCATCAACCACGGCGGCAAGATCGCGCTCCTGGGCATTCCGCCGGGCGACATGGCGATCGACTGGAACCAGGTGATCTTCAAGGGCCTGGTCATCAAGGGCATCTACGGCCGCGAGATGTTCGAGACCTGGTACAAGATGGCGGCGATGCTGCAATCGGGCCTCGACCTCACGCCGATGATCACCCACCGCTTCGGCGTCGACGACTATGTGAAAGGCTTCGAGACCATGCTGTCGGGGCAGTCGGGCAAGGTGATCCTGGACTGGACCGACGCCTGA
- a CDS encoding helix-turn-helix domain-containing protein, with protein MPLKPCERTPASGVLEFEVGTSLDEAERRIIFATLERYQGNKRRTAKVLGVSLKTLYNRLNEYAASDRLPEKFALGCA; from the coding sequence ATGCCGCTCAAGCCCTGCGAGCGCACGCCCGCCAGCGGGGTGCTCGAATTCGAGGTCGGCACCTCGCTCGACGAAGCCGAACGGCGCATCATCTTCGCCACGCTCGAGCGCTACCAGGGCAACAAGCGGCGGACCGCCAAGGTGCTCGGCGTCAGTCTCAAGACGCTGTACAACCGGCTCAACGAATACGCCGCCAGCGACCGGTTGCCGGAAAAATTCGCGCTCGGATGTGCATAA
- the galE gene encoding UDP-glucose 4-epimerase GalE — MRILVTGAAGYIGSHLVAALAEAGHIVAGIDNFSSSDPHVLPRLKRLAGRRFDCVVADVRDQPRLRSLFLRHRPDAVVHLASLRTAPDAALAPLTLFDNNVGGLGSLLGVMRQHGTRTLVLPSSASLYGAPTTVPVDEDSPARPLNPYDRSKLIGEQMLADLQAAESDWQFACLRHASLLGAHPSGLLDAVSGHGDGLVPAIVRAAQGQAPLTIHGRDYPSVDGTAVRDYLHVCDLAVAQLATLEALPGMAAPLTLNLGSGRGHTVLQLVEAFAQASGRPVPHRFGPRRAGDVAALYVRCDRASRLLGWRAHHDLAQMCVDTWRCRPPGAAARPAAVRADSRHGAFAG; from the coding sequence ATGCGCATCCTCGTCACCGGTGCCGCCGGCTATATCGGCAGCCATCTCGTCGCCGCCCTGGCGGAAGCCGGCCATATCGTGGCCGGCATCGACAATTTCAGCAGCAGCGATCCGCATGTCCTGCCGCGCCTCAAGCGGCTGGCCGGCCGCCGCTTCGACTGCGTGGTGGCCGACGTGCGCGACCAGCCGCGCCTGCGCAGCCTGTTCCTGCGTCACCGGCCCGACGCGGTGGTCCACCTCGCTTCGCTGCGCACCGCGCCCGACGCGGCGCTCGCGCCGCTGACGCTGTTCGACAACAACGTCGGCGGGCTCGGCAGCCTGCTCGGCGTGATGCGCCAGCACGGCACCCGCACGCTGGTGCTGCCGTCCTCGGCCAGCCTGTACGGCGCGCCGACCACCGTGCCGGTCGACGAGGACAGCCCGGCCCGGCCGCTCAATCCCTACGATCGCAGCAAGCTGATCGGCGAGCAGATGCTGGCCGACCTGCAGGCGGCCGAGTCGGACTGGCAGTTCGCCTGCCTGCGCCATGCCAGCCTGCTCGGCGCGCATCCGTCCGGCCTGCTCGACGCCGTGTCGGGCCACGGCGACGGACTGGTGCCGGCCATCGTCCGGGCGGCGCAGGGGCAGGCGCCGCTGACCATCCACGGCCGCGACTACCCGAGCGTGGACGGCACCGCGGTGCGCGACTACCTGCACGTCTGCGATCTGGCGGTCGCCCAGCTGGCGACGCTGGAAGCGCTGCCGGGCATGGCCGCGCCGCTGACGCTGAACCTCGGCAGCGGCCGTGGCCATACCGTGCTGCAGCTGGTCGAGGCCTTCGCCCAGGCCAGCGGCCGGCCGGTGCCGCACCGCTTCGGCCCGCGCCGCGCCGGCGACGTGGCGGCGCTGTACGTTCGCTGCGATCGCGCATCCCGCCTGCTCGGCTGGCGCGCCCACCACGACCTGGCGCAGATGTGCGTCGACACCTGGCGCTGCCGCCCGCCCGGCGCCGCGGCCCGCCCGGCTGCCGTGCGTGCCGACAGCCGTCACGGCGCATTCGCCGGCTGA
- a CDS encoding TetR/AcrR family transcriptional regulator — protein MERQYDDTREHLLATGEAIMLGKGFAAVGLAEILGSAGVPKGSFYHYFASKEGYGVALLERFFDGYLAQLDRLVADPALDGRAKLERYFGVWRTPACGGEGDVRCLVVKLTGEVSDLSEPMRLQLERGIAGVIERLAACIVIGRADRSIPPGEPADALATALYQLWLGAALVTKVRHDASAFDAASRTTAQLLGARVA, from the coding sequence ATGGAACGCCAATACGACGACACCCGCGAACACCTGCTCGCCACCGGCGAGGCCATCATGCTGGGCAAGGGCTTCGCCGCGGTCGGCCTGGCCGAGATCCTCGGCTCGGCCGGCGTGCCCAAGGGTTCGTTCTATCACTACTTCGCGTCCAAGGAAGGCTACGGCGTGGCGCTGCTCGAGCGCTTCTTCGACGGCTACCTGGCGCAGCTCGACCGGCTGGTGGCCGATCCGGCGCTCGACGGCCGCGCCAAGCTCGAACGCTATTTCGGCGTCTGGCGCACGCCGGCCTGCGGCGGCGAGGGCGACGTGCGCTGCCTGGTGGTGAAGCTGACCGGCGAGGTCAGCGACCTGTCCGAGCCGATGCGCCTCCAGCTCGAGCGCGGCATCGCCGGCGTGATCGAACGGCTGGCCGCCTGCATCGTGATCGGCCGCGCCGACCGCTCGATCCCGCCCGGCGAGCCGGCCGATGCGCTGGCCACCGCGCTCTACCAGCTGTGGCTCGGCGCGGCGCTGGTCACCAAGGTGCGCCACGACGCCAGCGCCTTCGATGCGGCCAGCCGGACCACGGCGCAGTTGCTCGGCGCGAGGGTGGCATGA
- a CDS encoding alkene reductase, producing the protein MANRVWMAPLTRSRAGAGEVPGPLNATYYAQRANAGLIVTEASQISRQGQGYAWTPGIYTDAQEAGWKQVVEQVHGAGGRISLQLWHVGRISHSLLQEGGQPPVAPSALIAEGATCFVVQPDGTPARVPTETPRALALEELPGIVADYAAAARRAKRAGFDFVEIHSANGYLLHQFLATGANQREDGYGGSMENRARLLLEVIDAVAAELGAERVGVRLSPHFVAHGIVDAETEPMARYLAAEFSRRGLAYLHIAEPDWAGGPVLSDAFRRQLREAFTGALVFCGNYSAEKAEQLIVSGIGDAVAFGRPYIANPDLVARFARGAALNQPDPATFYGGAEHGYTDYPALAD; encoded by the coding sequence GTGGCCAACCGGGTCTGGATGGCGCCGCTGACGCGTTCGCGCGCCGGTGCCGGCGAAGTGCCCGGCCCGCTCAACGCCACCTACTATGCCCAGCGCGCCAACGCCGGCCTGATCGTCACCGAAGCCAGCCAGATCTCGCGCCAGGGCCAGGGCTACGCCTGGACGCCCGGCATCTACACCGATGCGCAGGAAGCCGGCTGGAAGCAGGTGGTCGAGCAGGTGCACGGCGCCGGCGGCCGCATCTCGCTGCAGCTGTGGCACGTCGGCCGCATCTCGCATTCGCTGCTGCAGGAAGGCGGCCAGCCGCCGGTGGCGCCGTCGGCGCTGATCGCCGAGGGCGCCACCTGCTTCGTGGTGCAGCCCGACGGCACGCCGGCCCGGGTCCCGACCGAGACGCCGCGCGCGCTGGCCCTCGAAGAGCTGCCCGGCATCGTCGCCGACTACGCCGCCGCGGCCCGCCGCGCCAAGCGGGCCGGCTTCGACTTCGTCGAGATCCATTCCGCCAACGGCTACCTGCTGCACCAGTTCCTCGCCACCGGTGCCAACCAGCGCGAGGACGGCTATGGCGGCAGCATGGAGAACCGCGCCCGCCTGCTGCTCGAGGTGATCGACGCGGTAGCGGCCGAGCTCGGCGCCGAGCGCGTCGGCGTGCGGCTGTCGCCGCACTTCGTGGCGCACGGCATCGTCGACGCCGAGACCGAGCCGATGGCGCGCTACCTGGCGGCCGAATTCAGCCGCCGCGGCCTCGCCTACCTGCACATCGCCGAACCCGACTGGGCCGGCGGCCCGGTGCTGAGCGACGCCTTCCGGCGACAACTGCGCGAGGCCTTCACCGGCGCGCTGGTGTTCTGCGGCAACTACAGCGCGGAAAAGGCCGAGCAATTGATCGTGTCGGGAATCGGCGACGCGGTGGCCTTCGGCCGGCCCTACATCGCCAACCCGGACCTGGTCGCCCGCTTCGCCCGCGGCGCGGCGCTGAACCAGCCCGACCCGGCCACCTTCTACGGCGGCGCCGAGCATGGCTACACCGACTACCCGGCGCTGGCCGACTGA